One stretch of Aquimarina sp. Aq107 DNA includes these proteins:
- a CDS encoding serine hydrolase, translating to MKRFKKILGYGFIVIVGLLVVAIFWNYPKLTILSGYSAKNMASSVFIGNRSVEFTDINDNNFAPVNLAEDQVNMTEKSAVASVFGLNERKAIYREGLGSVVIDDDFDENASYLIPNRRKIKTNLPFPYGDLPQKDTVFSAVDYQKIANMVSSVFDKEGESIQKTRAVLVIHKDQIIAEKYADGLDENSVLLGWSMTKSILATNYGILQKQGKIDINDKAPIKEWEDDERKEITISNLLQMNCGLEWDEDYGSISDATTMLYLDKDMTKPQIYKEAIHKPNEYWYYSSGVSNLLSGILRGHFDSYQEYLDFPYREFIDKIGMHSMLIETDMAGNYVGSSYAWATVRDWAKFGLLYLHKGNWNGEQIFNSEWVDYVTTPTATSEGDYGGHFWLNAGGFYPDAPKDMYSANGFQGQRVFIIPSKDLVIVRFGLVGDAGMDFNRFIKEITEAVK from the coding sequence ATGAAGCGATTTAAAAAGATTTTAGGATATGGATTTATAGTAATAGTTGGACTATTAGTCGTTGCTATATTTTGGAATTACCCAAAACTTACAATACTTTCTGGATACTCTGCTAAGAATATGGCTTCTTCTGTTTTTATAGGGAATCGTAGTGTGGAGTTTACAGATATCAATGATAATAATTTTGCTCCTGTTAATTTAGCAGAGGATCAGGTGAATATGACTGAAAAATCGGCAGTGGCTTCGGTTTTTGGGCTTAATGAACGAAAGGCTATTTATAGAGAAGGATTAGGAAGTGTAGTGATTGATGATGATTTTGATGAAAACGCTTCATATTTAATTCCTAATAGAAGAAAGATTAAAACAAATTTACCTTTTCCATATGGAGATTTACCTCAAAAAGACACTGTTTTTAGTGCCGTTGATTATCAAAAGATAGCGAATATGGTTTCATCTGTTTTTGATAAAGAAGGAGAAAGTATACAAAAGACTAGAGCTGTTTTGGTAATACATAAAGATCAAATAATAGCAGAGAAGTATGCAGATGGATTGGATGAGAATTCCGTTTTATTAGGATGGTCTATGACTAAAAGTATTTTAGCTACTAATTATGGAATATTACAAAAACAAGGTAAAATAGATATTAATGATAAAGCTCCAATCAAGGAATGGGAAGATGATGAGCGAAAAGAAATTACAATTAGTAACCTGTTACAAATGAACTGTGGATTGGAGTGGGATGAAGATTATGGATCGATTTCTGACGCAACTACCATGTTGTATCTTGATAAGGATATGACTAAGCCTCAGATTTATAAAGAAGCAATTCATAAGCCGAATGAATATTGGTATTATTCATCAGGTGTTTCTAATTTGTTGTCTGGGATTTTAAGAGGACACTTTGATAGCTACCAAGAGTATCTTGATTTTCCGTACCGTGAATTTATTGATAAGATAGGTATGCATTCTATGCTTATAGAAACTGATATGGCGGGTAATTATGTGGGTTCTTCCTATGCGTGGGCAACAGTTAGAGATTGGGCAAAATTTGGTTTATTGTATCTGCATAAAGGGAACTGGAATGGGGAACAAATTTTTAATTCTGAATGGGTTGATTATGTAACTACTCCAACTGCAACATCCGAAGGTGATTATGGAGGTCATTTTTGGTTGAATGCTGGAGGTTTTTATCCAGACGCTCCAAAAGATATGTATTCTGCCAATGGATTTCAGGGACAACGAGTGTTTATAATTCCTTCTAAAGACCTAGTAATTGTTCGTTTTGGATTGGTTGGAGATGCAGGTATGGATTTTAATAGGTTTATAAAGGA
- a CDS encoding DUF3078 domain-containing protein codes for MKKIVFTFIFLLAGIQIGLAQTEEELKTTLSAKKDSIAAIQGRANAIQAQIDALPGWKIGAFGTIGGSLSGFNNWFSQGIPNNDAGTIGVTVNAYANLLEDKYFWRNSANLNLAWVKLDDRDDPTDDDSFRESTDVFNISSLFGYKLTETLAVSTLGEYRTTILDNFNDPGYLDLGVGITWTPISNLIVVVHPLNYNFVFSKGAAEYESSLGAKIVADYTRKIGAINFKTNLSAFLSYEDGDYSNWTWTNSFSYTLWKSIGVGFDFGLRGNKQEAFNYALGQAALAVPPPTVTPTLENTDNELQSFWNLGLSYSF; via the coding sequence ATGAAAAAAATCGTATTCACATTTATCTTTCTATTAGCAGGAATCCAGATTGGTCTTGCGCAAACAGAAGAAGAATTGAAAACAACATTATCAGCCAAAAAAGATTCTATTGCTGCTATACAAGGAAGAGCTAATGCTATCCAGGCACAAATAGATGCGTTACCAGGATGGAAAATCGGAGCTTTTGGTACTATTGGAGGAAGTCTTTCTGGATTTAATAACTGGTTCTCACAAGGAATTCCTAATAATGACGCTGGTACTATCGGTGTTACTGTAAATGCGTACGCTAACTTATTAGAAGACAAATATTTCTGGAGAAACAGTGCGAACTTAAACCTTGCTTGGGTAAAACTAGATGATAGAGATGATCCAACAGACGATGATAGCTTTAGAGAGTCAACTGATGTATTTAATATTTCTTCTTTATTTGGATATAAATTAACAGAAACTCTTGCGGTTTCTACTTTAGGAGAATATAGAACTACAATTTTAGATAATTTCAACGATCCTGGTTACTTAGATCTTGGTGTCGGTATCACTTGGACTCCTATTAGTAACTTAATTGTAGTTGTACACCCTTTAAACTATAACTTTGTGTTTAGTAAAGGTGCGGCAGAATATGAGTCTTCTCTTGGTGCAAAAATAGTTGCAGATTATACTCGTAAAATTGGAGCTATCAACTTTAAAACAAATCTATCTGCTTTCTTAAGTTATGAAGATGGTGATTACTCTAACTGGACTTGGACTAATTCTTTTTCTTATACCTTATGGAAATCGATCGGAGTAGGATTTGATTTTGGTCTTAGAGGAAACAAACAAGAGGCATTTAATTATGCTTTAGGACAAGCTGCTTTAGCTGTTCCTCCTCCAACTGTTACTCCTACTTTAGAAAATACTGATAACGAATTACAGTCTTTCTGGAATCTTGGATTGAGTTACTCTTTCTAG
- a CDS encoding DUF59 domain-containing protein: MSETNIDTTELGEKIVRVLKTIYDPEIPVDIYELGLIYDVFVNEDYDVKILMTLTSPNCPVAESLPEEVKEKVKSLDAVNDVELELTFEPTWTQDLMSEEAKLELGML, from the coding sequence ATGAGTGAGACAAATATAGATACCACAGAGCTTGGAGAAAAAATTGTAAGAGTACTTAAAACAATTTATGACCCAGAAATTCCTGTTGATATATACGAATTAGGATTAATATATGATGTTTTCGTAAATGAAGACTATGATGTTAAGATTCTTATGACATTGACCTCTCCTAACTGCCCGGTTGCAGAATCACTTCCCGAGGAAGTAAAAGAAAAAGTAAAATCATTGGATGCTGTTAATGATGTGGAACTAGAGCTAACATTCGAACCTACTTGGACGCAGGATTTAATGAGTGAAGAGGCAAAATTAGAACTAGGCATGCTTTAA
- a CDS encoding DUF2480 family protein — protein MAEEIINRVANNTKLFTIDLEDYYPEGDRILFDIKDWLFEGFILKEKDFRESVSNYDWSQYQNKYVALHCSTDAIIPGWAYLLLTTRLIPFTKKVVVGSLENIETILFTHIIDKLDVSEYQDKLLIIKGCSNKPVPESAYIELIQKLQPVAKSIMYGEACSSVPLFKRK, from the coding sequence ATGGCAGAAGAAATTATCAATAGAGTCGCTAATAACACTAAACTATTCACCATTGATTTGGAGGACTATTATCCAGAAGGTGATCGTATCTTGTTTGATATAAAAGATTGGCTTTTTGAAGGTTTTATTCTTAAAGAAAAAGATTTTAGAGAAAGCGTATCTAATTATGATTGGAGTCAATATCAAAATAAATATGTTGCCTTACATTGTTCTACTGATGCTATCATCCCTGGTTGGGCTTATCTCTTATTAACAACTAGGTTAATTCCATTTACAAAAAAAGTTGTTGTTGGTTCGTTAGAAAATATAGAGACTATTCTTTTTACACATATTATTGATAAACTTGATGTTTCAGAATATCAAGACAAATTACTAATCATTAAGGGTTGTTCTAATAAACCAGTTCCTGAGAGCGCCTATATAGAACTTATTCAAAAACTACAACCAGTTGCTAAGAGTATCATGTACGGGGAAGCTTGTTCGTCTGTACCCCTTTTTAAACGAAAATAA
- a CDS encoding aminotransferase class V-fold PLP-dependent enzyme: protein MLDVHKIREDFPILKRQVNGKPLVYFDNAATSQTPQLVIDAIVDYYSNYNANIHRGVHKLSQEATDAYEIARKKVQNHFNATHSHEIILTSGTTHSINIVATGFTNLLAKGDEIIVSALEHHSNIVPWQMLCERTGAVLKVIPMNQEGELLMGVYDQLLSNKTKLVFTNHISNALGTINPIEEIIEKAHKVGAAVLIDGAQSCPHIKPDVQDLDVDFYVASAHKLCGPTGVGLLYGKEEWLNKLPPYQGGGEMIDQVTFEKTTYAGLPHKFEAGTPNICGGIAFGVALDYMNSIGFDAIAEYENELLAYGTQKLLEIEGLKIYGTSKNKTSVISFNIDDIHPYDIGSIVDKLGVAVRTGHHCAQPVMDFYKIPGTIRASFSFYNTKEEIDVLVAAVKKAKMMLS, encoded by the coding sequence ATGCTAGATGTACATAAGATACGTGAAGATTTTCCTATTCTGAAAAGACAAGTAAACGGAAAACCCTTAGTATATTTTGATAATGCAGCCACATCGCAAACTCCTCAATTAGTGATTGATGCCATTGTAGACTATTACAGTAATTACAATGCAAATATTCATCGTGGCGTACATAAACTATCACAAGAAGCCACAGATGCCTATGAGATTGCTCGTAAAAAAGTGCAAAATCATTTTAACGCTACACATTCTCATGAAATCATTCTAACATCTGGAACAACACACAGTATTAATATTGTGGCTACTGGATTTACTAATCTACTTGCCAAAGGTGATGAAATTATTGTTTCTGCTCTAGAACATCACTCCAATATTGTTCCTTGGCAAATGCTTTGTGAAAGAACAGGAGCTGTTCTAAAAGTGATTCCAATGAATCAAGAAGGAGAATTGTTAATGGGTGTTTACGATCAATTACTTTCTAACAAAACAAAACTTGTATTTACCAATCATATTTCTAACGCTTTAGGAACTATTAATCCTATAGAAGAAATCATAGAAAAAGCACATAAAGTCGGCGCAGCAGTATTAATAGATGGTGCGCAATCTTGCCCACATATCAAGCCTGATGTTCAGGATCTTGATGTAGATTTCTACGTAGCTTCAGCCCATAAACTTTGTGGGCCTACAGGTGTTGGATTGTTATACGGAAAAGAAGAATGGCTTAATAAATTACCTCCTTACCAAGGTGGTGGAGAAATGATTGATCAAGTTACTTTTGAGAAAACTACGTATGCAGGTCTTCCTCATAAATTCGAAGCTGGGACTCCTAATATTTGTGGAGGTATCGCTTTTGGTGTTGCTTTAGATTATATGAATAGTATTGGTTTTGATGCTATTGCCGAATATGAAAATGAATTATTAGCTTACGGAACTCAGAAACTTCTAGAAATAGAAGGGCTAAAAATTTATGGAACTTCTAAAAACAAAACATCTGTTATCTCCTTTAATATAGATGACATCCATCCATATGATATTGGATCCATTGTAGATAAACTAGGAGTAGCTGTTCGTACTGGTCATCACTGTGCGCAACCTGTTATGGATTTTTACAAAATACCAGGAACCATTCGAGCTTCTTTCTCTTTTTATAATACCAAAGAAGAAATTGATGTCCTGGTAGCAGCAGTGAAAAAAGCAAAGATGATGTTGTCTTAA
- a CDS encoding SufE family protein gives MSIQKLQEEIVDEFSMFDDWMQRYEYMIDLGKSLPLIEEKYKIDENIIKGCQSKVWVHAEMNDEKIEFTADSDAIITKGIIAILIRVFSGQHPKDIIEADTAFIDEIGLKEHLSPTRANGLVSMIKQLKMYAIAYQTQLN, from the coding sequence ATGTCAATACAAAAACTTCAGGAAGAGATTGTTGATGAGTTTAGTATGTTTGATGATTGGATGCAGCGCTATGAGTATATGATAGACTTAGGTAAATCGCTTCCATTGATTGAAGAAAAATATAAAATTGATGAAAACATCATAAAAGGCTGTCAGAGTAAGGTTTGGGTTCATGCAGAAATGAATGATGAAAAAATCGAATTTACTGCAGATAGCGATGCCATTATCACCAAAGGTATTATCGCAATTCTTATTAGAGTATTTTCTGGTCAGCACCCTAAAGACATTATAGAAGCCGATACTGCATTTATTGATGAAATTGGCTTAAAAGAACATCTATCACCAACTAGAGCAAACGGATTGGTGAGCATGATCAAACAATTAAAAATGTATGCTATCGCATACCAAACACAACTAAATTAA